In Nitrospirota bacterium, one genomic interval encodes:
- a CDS encoding PAS domain-containing protein — translation MARSAPLLRLEKSKGFYEAIINSLLDAIILVDRKFKIIFVNRAAEELIFKDLKEVFGRPFRDVFGDTLAPLIEKSFSTERALSGRGLELSPGRTVSVDFSLSPYFTDGTLPAGVIVSLREASKAEHGSYDYALDSLNSMLSSIAHEIKNPLGGIRGASQLLKDKVTDREGSECVALIIKEVDRLKKLLQELLGLSKRSVFGPTNIHEVIEQAVVLFNGEIEDSSIKVVRQYDPSLPKVKGDDRKLLQVFLNLLKNALEAMPSGGTITIFTRPSDEYALEGNKITRWALIGVKDEGCGIAREELNKIFFPFYTKKAGGTGLGLTISQKIIRDHGGHINVESIQGTGATFKIYIPFFP, via the coding sequence ATGGCCAGATCAGCTCCCTTACTTCGCCTGGAGAAATCCAAAGGTTTTTATGAGGCTATAATAAATAGTCTCCTTGATGCGATAATTCTCGTTGACCGAAAATTTAAGATCATCTTCGTGAACAGGGCTGCAGAAGAACTTATTTTCAAGGATCTTAAGGAGGTTTTTGGAAGGCCATTCAGGGATGTATTCGGAGACACCCTTGCGCCACTGATAGAAAAAAGTTTCTCAACTGAGAGGGCCCTTTCAGGTCGTGGTCTCGAACTCTCTCCAGGCAGGACTGTATCAGTGGATTTTTCTTTATCGCCATATTTTACTGACGGGACTCTTCCCGCAGGTGTTATTGTCTCTCTAAGAGAGGCATCAAAAGCTGAGCATGGAAGTTATGATTATGCCCTTGATTCTCTAAATTCAATGCTTTCATCTATAGCGCATGAGATTAAAAATCCCCTTGGAGGCATAAGGGGTGCGTCGCAACTGTTAAAGGATAAGGTAACCGACAGAGAGGGCAGTGAATGTGTGGCTTTAATTATAAAAGAAGTGGATAGGCTCAAAAAACTATTACAGGAGCTTCTCGGGCTGTCTAAGAGGTCGGTCTTTGGCCCAACAAATATCCATGAGGTTATCGAGCAAGCAGTTGTCCTTTTTAATGGTGAGATAGAGGATTCCAGCATAAAAGTGGTGAGACAATATGACCCGAGCCTTCCAAAGGTTAAAGGTGACGACAGAAAACTCCTGCAGGTCTTTTTAAACCTTTTAAAGAATGCCCTTGAGGCTATGCCCTCAGGAGGTACTATAACTATATTTACGAGGCCTTCTGATGAATATGCCCTCGAGGGAAATAAAATTACACGGTGGGCACTCATAGGAGTGAAAGATGAGGGATGCGGGATTGCCAGAGAAGAACTGAATAAAATATTTTTCCCCTTTTATACAAAGAAGGCAGGAGGCACAGGCCTTGGCCTTACTATTTCCCAGAAGATTATAAGAGACCACGGCGGCCATATAAATGTGGAGAGCATACAGGGCACAGGTGCGACCTTTAAAATATATATACCATTCTTTCCATAA
- a CDS encoding diacylglycerol kinase, translating into MPLRKWIEGANYAIEGILHAAKTQKHLRYHFYAAVLVLLLSFISGISRFEFIAIAIVVVLVLLAEMLNTAIEATIDLISREYNPKAKIAKDIAAGAVLVTASGAVVIGFIILLPPLKNAFYEGIKVAKHTGEDIAIIALVLVIISVIITKAYFGKGLPLRGGLPSGHAAVAFSVWVAVTFLSESFLPSLLVFILAVLIAQSRVTVGAHRPWEVILGAMVGAVVTFFLFKMFL; encoded by the coding sequence ATGCCATTAAGAAAATGGATTGAAGGCGCTAATTATGCGATTGAGGGCATTCTTCATGCAGCCAAAACCCAGAAGCATCTGAGGTATCATTTCTATGCAGCAGTTTTAGTACTGCTTTTAAGTTTTATCTCAGGGATAAGCCGTTTTGAATTTATAGCTATAGCCATTGTAGTAGTCCTTGTCCTGCTTGCTGAGATGCTCAATACTGCTATAGAAGCTACTATAGACCTTATATCCAGAGAATATAACCCAAAAGCCAAAATAGCCAAGGACATAGCAGCAGGGGCGGTTCTTGTAACTGCCTCAGGGGCGGTAGTAATAGGTTTCATCATACTTTTGCCTCCTCTTAAGAATGCCTTTTATGAGGGGATAAAGGTAGCCAAACACACAGGAGAGGATATAGCTATTATTGCCCTTGTACTGGTGATTATATCTGTGATAATCACAAAGGCATATTTTGGAAAAGGACTTCCTTTAAGGGGAGGGCTGCCGAGCGGCCATGCGGCTGTTGCCTTTTCTGTCTGGGTTGCTGTTACTTTTCTGAGTGAGTCCTTCCTGCCGTCTCTGCTTGTCTTTATCCTTGCTGTCTTGATTGCTCAAAGCAGGGTGACTGTTGGGGCCCACAGACCATGGGAGGTCATCCTCGGCGCAATGGTCGGGGCAGTTGTGACCTTTTTTCTCTTTAAAATGTTTTTGTAA
- the ybeY gene encoding rRNA maturation RNase YbeY, whose protein sequence is MQARQFGVDFYDEISRLLIHGILHLLGYEHERNKYQARKMRRMEKELLIAIQNAKCKNQNYGIP, encoded by the coding sequence ATGCAGGCCAGGCAGTTCGGTGTGGACTTTTATGATGAGATTTCACGTCTTCTAATTCACGGGATACTGCACCTGCTGGGTTATGAGCATGAGAGAAATAAATATCAAGCAAGAAAGATGAGAAGAATGGAGAAGGAATTACTCATTGCAATTCAAAATGCAAAATGCAAAAATCAAAATTATGGAATTCCTTAA
- a CDS encoding HDIG domain-containing protein, whose translation MKNGSLKNNHQIAKQFFFQKGIRNEALKRLSLLISFAVIISASLLVGSKPTLGSTVGHFFVASLLLFILYKDLMRYKPAIAKNYRMLLLIGLLLAANLITGRVFYYILDGYTRWLGYIDPSVAVYAIPLATGAMLAALLVDIHAAIVFAFITGLLAGLWHGSPLYSIFVFVGGITAAFSVIRCKKRSALLMAGFFVGIVSVVTALMISLIRGQLFVIEAPISIALAFSNGIIVAALASALLPLYEHLFNLSTDISLLELLDLNQPLMRNLLVEAPGTYHHSIIVGNLVETAAETVGVNPLLARVSAYYHDIGKMRMPEYFVENQQGPVSRHEKLTPNMSSLILISHVKEGVELARLYKLPEAIIDIIQQHHGTSLITYFYQKAKEQHEPSDSPIAEADFRYPGPRPQTRVAALVMMADAVEAASRVLTDPTPARISALVDKIINHVFLDGQLDECELTLKDLQEIKKHFTHILTGIFHRRIDYPGFEIRDEDSNKEPAKTYKSKQDKDRKDSPEGPIYLRTPYD comes from the coding sequence ATGAAAAACGGCAGTCTGAAGAATAACCATCAAATTGCAAAGCAATTTTTCTTCCAAAAGGGCATTCGTAACGAGGCACTGAAAAGACTTTCTCTCCTCATATCGTTTGCAGTTATAATTTCTGCGTCCCTTCTTGTTGGAAGCAAACCAACACTCGGCAGCACAGTGGGCCATTTTTTTGTTGCCTCTTTACTGCTTTTCATCCTTTATAAGGACTTGATGAGATACAAGCCAGCTATTGCCAAGAATTACAGGATGCTGCTCCTTATCGGCCTTCTCCTTGCGGCGAATCTTATTACGGGCAGGGTCTTTTACTATATCCTGGATGGTTATACAAGATGGCTCGGCTATATTGACCCTTCAGTGGCGGTTTATGCAATTCCCCTTGCAACAGGTGCGATGCTTGCAGCCTTACTTGTTGATATCCATGCCGCAATAGTGTTTGCTTTCATTACGGGCCTTCTTGCGGGTTTGTGGCATGGCAGCCCCCTGTACTCAATCTTTGTTTTTGTTGGAGGCATCACCGCTGCATTCAGTGTCATAAGATGCAAAAAACGTTCGGCCCTTCTGATGGCAGGGTTTTTTGTTGGCATTGTTAGCGTGGTTACAGCCCTGATGATAAGTCTCATAAGAGGGCAATTGTTTGTCATAGAGGCCCCCATTTCTATTGCCCTTGCATTTTCTAACGGTATTATAGTTGCAGCTTTAGCATCAGCACTTTTACCCCTTTATGAGCACCTCTTTAACCTCTCGACAGACATAAGCCTTCTTGAACTCCTCGACCTCAATCAACCCCTTATGCGGAATCTCCTCGTTGAGGCTCCCGGCACTTACCATCACAGTATTATAGTTGGCAATCTCGTTGAGACTGCTGCCGAGACAGTTGGGGTAAATCCGCTGTTAGCCAGGGTGAGCGCATATTATCATGATATAGGAAAGATGAGGATGCCTGAGTACTTTGTGGAGAATCAGCAGGGCCCTGTAAGCAGGCATGAAAAACTTACCCCTAATATGAGCAGCCTTATACTCATTTCCCATGTAAAGGAAGGTGTTGAACTCGCCAGGCTATATAAATTGCCTGAGGCCATAATAGATATTATCCAGCAGCATCATGGCACCTCCCTTATCACGTATTTTTATCAGAAGGCAAAGGAACAGCACGAGCCTTCAGATTCACCTATAGCTGAGGCAGATTTCAGATACCCGGGCCCCAGACCACAGACGAGGGTTGCTGCACTTGTGATGATGGCCGATGCAGTTGAGGCCGCATCGAGGGTTCTTACAGACCCTACGCCTGCAAGGATTTCTGCACTTGTAGATAAAATCATCAATCATGTCTTTCTCGATGGGCAGCTTGATGAATGTGAGCTTACACTTAAAGACCTCCAGGAGATCAAAAAACATTTCACCCATATCCTTACGGGTATATTCCACAGGCGTATTGATTATCCAGGCTTTGAAATAAGGGATGAAGATTCTAATAAGGAACCAGCAAAGACGTATAAGAGTAAGCAGGACAAAGATAGAAAGGATAGCCCGGAAGGTCCTATCTATCTTAGGACACCATACGACTGA
- a CDS encoding PhoH family protein, with amino-acid sequence MDKSLKILEDLLGIEASTRGNKVFIQGEEGPVNKAEKLIRELKAISSEGYSIRPEDVRYALKAIDSGEDTSLKELFLDTVPVSSKKRFIVPRSETQRRYIEAIRDYDMVVGIGPAGTGKTYLAMAMAINAFLKKEVSRIILARPAVEAGERLGFLPGDIYEKVNPYLRPLYDALFDMMEAEKANKLIERGIIEIAPLAFMRGRTLNDSFIILDEAQNTTIEQMKMYLTRLGFNSKTVITGDVTQVDLPAGKLSGLIEAQKILKDIEGIKFIYFSEKDVVRHRLVQEIIKAYERYEKRQSEE; translated from the coding sequence CTGGATAAAAGTCTTAAAATACTGGAAGACCTCCTGGGCATCGAGGCGTCTACCAGAGGCAACAAGGTATTTATCCAGGGAGAAGAGGGGCCTGTAAATAAGGCAGAAAAACTTATTAGAGAATTAAAGGCTATAAGTTCTGAGGGCTATTCTATAAGGCCAGAGGATGTCAGGTATGCCTTGAAGGCCATAGATTCAGGAGAGGACACCTCTCTAAAAGAGCTGTTCCTTGATACAGTACCTGTATCCTCAAAAAAGAGATTTATTGTCCCCAGATCAGAGACCCAGCGGCGCTACATTGAAGCAATCAGAGACTATGACATGGTGGTAGGCATAGGCCCTGCCGGGACAGGCAAGACATATCTGGCAATGGCAATGGCTATAAATGCCTTTCTTAAAAAGGAGGTAAGCAGAATTATTCTCGCAAGACCTGCTGTTGAAGCAGGCGAAAGGCTTGGTTTTCTTCCCGGAGATATTTACGAGAAAGTAAATCCATATCTAAGGCCGCTCTATGACGCCCTTTTTGATATGATGGAGGCTGAGAAGGCCAATAAACTCATAGAAAGGGGAATAATCGAGATAGCACCTCTTGCCTTTATGAGAGGCAGAACACTGAATGATTCTTTTATCATCCTCGATGAGGCACAGAACACAACCATAGAGCAGATGAAGATGTACCTTACGAGACTTGGCTTTAATTCAAAGACTGTTATTACAGGCGATGTTACTCAAGTAGACCTGCCAGCGGGGAAGCTATCTGGTCTTATCGAGGCCCAGAAAATACTCAAAGATATAGAGGGGATAAAATTTATATACTTCAGTGAAAAGGATGTTGTCAGGCACAGGCTTGTTCAAGAAATAATAAAGGCATACGAGAGATATGAAAAACGGCAGTCTGAAGAATAA